One Prinia subflava isolate CZ2003 ecotype Zambia chromosome 8, Cam_Psub_1.2, whole genome shotgun sequence DNA window includes the following coding sequences:
- the CCDC183 gene encoding coiled-coil domain-containing protein 183 isoform X2 produces MLGQGMEAPGRTRGPKASLSQRSQEMRVLVGLQEQGGKIFAQSCEEKLRQNRELLPSLQAALQEDSDILKFVLKYNKLPIKDAFGEGQELVSVTESLEVVIKKIEAKVHNQVKACDLLLHQLKQWSQARDERQKHLQELQDAVTDPKWQEPQLQIIRQLGNDIEKMLMKIHSGEVVTRLYLQLQEVLRRELVYLPQYLNLLCGMTVMYHEELMAQSNLKANDAIKKLMAKAGPQVRMEKQLRDQSLAEQRKHIESLRRQEESERQQRQQAVSVLSAEQDLSSSDMTGADVEATKAKMEREAFVTDKMEKAKTALQCSCLWDIPSSIEAQRKSLENLQQHIDEYNEKKEALKKTLQELELKQAKLKFNQPVSTTRLREEELRENLKQEEARLEQMRAQMLKNQKHLIDFENIIDNLFLRMQGVVIPDQEDSAVVVGLEEKLQHCEQKLKFLKQKVAARPEDSTDERSETFAKVRNLLEKKTAGETRNLKISFEDEDTMEDDTLDFEDEDDDYIPSREDIKKQGLQLIRMNTRRRKKK; encoded by the exons ATGCTGGGCCAAGGGATGGAGGCCCCCGGCCGCACACGGGGCCCCAAGGCCAGCCTGAGCCAGCGCAGCCAGGAGATGCGTGTCCTCGTGGGCCTGCAAG AGCAAGGCGGGAAGATTTTTGCTCAGTCCTGTGAGGAAAAGCTCCGTCAGAacagggagctgctccccagcctgcaggcGGCTTTGCAGGAGGATTCCGATATCCTGAAATTTGTCTTGAAG TACAACAAACTCCCCATTAAGGATGCTTTCGGAGAGGGTCAGGAGCTTGTTTCTGTCACTGAGAGCCTGGAG GTGGTCATAAAGAAGATCGAGGCCAAAGTCCATAACCAGGTCAAGGCGTGTGACCTGCTACTGCACCAGCTGAAACAGTGGAGCCAAGCCAGGGATGAGCGCCAGAAgcacctgcaggagctgcaggatgctgtgACGGATCCTAAATGGCAAGAGCCACAGTTGCAG ATCATTCGCCAGCTGGGCAATGACATCGAGAAGATGCTCATGAAAATTCACAGTGGAGAGGTGGTGACCAGACTGTACCTGCAGCTGCAAGAGGTCCTGAGGAGG gagctggTGTACCTGCCTCAATACCTGAACCTGCTATGTGGGATGACTGTGATGTACCACGAGGAGCTCATGGCCCAGAGTAACCTCAAAGCCAACGATGCCATTAAG AAACTCATGGCCAAGGCAGGACCCCAGGTCCGTATGGAGAAGCAGCTCAGGGACCAGTCCCTGGCTGAGCAGAGGAAGCACATCGAGAGCCTCCGGCGCCAGGAGGAGAGCgaaaggcagcagaggcag caagctgtgtctgtgctctctgcagagcaggacctGAGCTCCTCAGACATGACGG GTGCTGACGTGGAGGCTACCAAGGCCAAGATGGAGCGCGAGGCCTTTGTGACCGACAAGATGGAGAAGGCAAAgactgccctgcagtgctcctgcctCTGG GACATCCCCAGCAGCATCGAGGCCCAGAGGAAATCCCTGGAGaatctgcagcagcacatcGATGAGTACAATGAGAAGAAGGAGGCACTGAAGAAGACACtacaggagctggagctgaagcAGGCTAAACTGAAGTTCAACCAGCCTGTCAGCACCACCAG GCTGCGGgaagaggagctgagggagaaCCTGAAGCAGGAAGAGGCCCGGCTGGAGCAGATGCGAGCCCAGATGTTGAAGAACCAGAAGCACCTGATCGACTTTGAGAACATCATTGACAACCTGTTCCTCCGCATGCAGGGCGTCGTCATCCCTGACCAG GAAGACTCTGCTGTGgtggtggggctggaggagaagctgcagcactgTGAGCAGAAGCTGAAGTTCCTGAAGCAGAAGGTGGCAGCCCGGCCTGAGGACAGCACTGATGAACGCAGCGAG ACTTTTGCCAAGGTCAGGAAccttctggagaaaaaaactgCAGGTGAAACACGGAACCTGAAGATTTCCTTTGAGGATGAAGACACTATGGAAGACG ATACCTTGGATTTTGAGGATGAAGACGATGACTACATCCCCAGCCGGGAGGACATCAAgaagcaggggctgcagctgatCAGAATGAACACCAGACGTCGCAAGAAGAAGTAG
- the CCDC183 gene encoding coiled-coil domain-containing protein 183 isoform X1 produces the protein MLGQGMEAPGRTRGPKASLSQRSQEMRVLVGLQEQGGKIFAQSCEEKLRQNRELLPSLQAALQEDSDILKFVLKYNKLPIKDAFGEGQELVSVTESLEVVIKKIEAKVHNQVKACDLLLHQLKQWSQARDERQKHLQELQDAVTDPKWQEPQLQIIRQLGNDIEKMLMKIHSGEVVTRLYLQLQEVLRRELVYLPQYLNLLCGMTVMYHEELMAQSNLKANDAIKKLMAKAGPQVRMEKQLRDQSLAEQRKHIESLRRQEESERQQRQQAVSVLSAEQDLSSSDMTGECLAGGRAGDVGTATGILPCSFPSTPGADVEATKAKMEREAFVTDKMEKAKTALQCSCLWDIPSSIEAQRKSLENLQQHIDEYNEKKEALKKTLQELELKQAKLKFNQPVSTTRLREEELRENLKQEEARLEQMRAQMLKNQKHLIDFENIIDNLFLRMQGVVIPDQEDSAVVVGLEEKLQHCEQKLKFLKQKVAARPEDSTDERSETFAKVRNLLEKKTAGETRNLKISFEDEDTMEDDTLDFEDEDDDYIPSREDIKKQGLQLIRMNTRRRKKK, from the exons ATGCTGGGCCAAGGGATGGAGGCCCCCGGCCGCACACGGGGCCCCAAGGCCAGCCTGAGCCAGCGCAGCCAGGAGATGCGTGTCCTCGTGGGCCTGCAAG AGCAAGGCGGGAAGATTTTTGCTCAGTCCTGTGAGGAAAAGCTCCGTCAGAacagggagctgctccccagcctgcaggcGGCTTTGCAGGAGGATTCCGATATCCTGAAATTTGTCTTGAAG TACAACAAACTCCCCATTAAGGATGCTTTCGGAGAGGGTCAGGAGCTTGTTTCTGTCACTGAGAGCCTGGAG GTGGTCATAAAGAAGATCGAGGCCAAAGTCCATAACCAGGTCAAGGCGTGTGACCTGCTACTGCACCAGCTGAAACAGTGGAGCCAAGCCAGGGATGAGCGCCAGAAgcacctgcaggagctgcaggatgctgtgACGGATCCTAAATGGCAAGAGCCACAGTTGCAG ATCATTCGCCAGCTGGGCAATGACATCGAGAAGATGCTCATGAAAATTCACAGTGGAGAGGTGGTGACCAGACTGTACCTGCAGCTGCAAGAGGTCCTGAGGAGG gagctggTGTACCTGCCTCAATACCTGAACCTGCTATGTGGGATGACTGTGATGTACCACGAGGAGCTCATGGCCCAGAGTAACCTCAAAGCCAACGATGCCATTAAG AAACTCATGGCCAAGGCAGGACCCCAGGTCCGTATGGAGAAGCAGCTCAGGGACCAGTCCCTGGCTGAGCAGAGGAAGCACATCGAGAGCCTCCGGCGCCAGGAGGAGAGCgaaaggcagcagaggcag caagctgtgtctgtgctctctgcagagcaggacctGAGCTCCTCAGACATGACGGGTGAGTGCCTGGCAGGGGGCAGGGCGGGGGATGTGGGCACAGCCAcgggcatcctgccctgctccttcccttccaCCCCAGGTGCTGACGTGGAGGCTACCAAGGCCAAGATGGAGCGCGAGGCCTTTGTGACCGACAAGATGGAGAAGGCAAAgactgccctgcagtgctcctgcctCTGG GACATCCCCAGCAGCATCGAGGCCCAGAGGAAATCCCTGGAGaatctgcagcagcacatcGATGAGTACAATGAGAAGAAGGAGGCACTGAAGAAGACACtacaggagctggagctgaagcAGGCTAAACTGAAGTTCAACCAGCCTGTCAGCACCACCAG GCTGCGGgaagaggagctgagggagaaCCTGAAGCAGGAAGAGGCCCGGCTGGAGCAGATGCGAGCCCAGATGTTGAAGAACCAGAAGCACCTGATCGACTTTGAGAACATCATTGACAACCTGTTCCTCCGCATGCAGGGCGTCGTCATCCCTGACCAG GAAGACTCTGCTGTGgtggtggggctggaggagaagctgcagcactgTGAGCAGAAGCTGAAGTTCCTGAAGCAGAAGGTGGCAGCCCGGCCTGAGGACAGCACTGATGAACGCAGCGAG ACTTTTGCCAAGGTCAGGAAccttctggagaaaaaaactgCAGGTGAAACACGGAACCTGAAGATTTCCTTTGAGGATGAAGACACTATGGAAGACG ATACCTTGGATTTTGAGGATGAAGACGATGACTACATCCCCAGCCGGGAGGACATCAAgaagcaggggctgcagctgatCAGAATGAACACCAGACGTCGCAAGAAGAAGTAG
- the CCDC183 gene encoding coiled-coil domain-containing protein 183 isoform X3 gives MLGQGMEAPGRTRGPKASLSQRSQEMRVLVGLQEQGGKIFAQSCEEKLRQNRELLPSLQAALQEDSDILKFVLKYNKLPIKDAFGEGQELVSVTESLEVVIKKIEAKVHNQVKACDLLLHQLKQWSQARDERQKHLQELQDAVTDPKWQEPQLQIIRQLGNDIEKMLMKIHSGEVVTRLYLQLQEVLRRELVYLPQYLNLLCGMTVMYHEELMAQSNLKANDAIKKLMAKAGPQVRMEKQLRDQSLAEQRKHIESLRRQEESERQQRQQAVSVLSAEQDLSSSDMTGECLAGGRAGDVGTATGILPCSFPSTPGADVEATKAKMEREAFVTDKMEKAKTALQCSCLWDIPSSIEAQRKSLENLQQHIDEYNEKKEALKKTLQELELKQAKLKFNQPVSTTRLREEELRENLKQEEARLEQMRAQMLKNQKHLIDFENIIDNLFLRMQGVVIPDQEDSAVVVGLEEKLQHCEQKLKFLKQKVAARPEDSTDERSEIPWILRMKTMTTSPAGRTSRSRGCS, from the exons ATGCTGGGCCAAGGGATGGAGGCCCCCGGCCGCACACGGGGCCCCAAGGCCAGCCTGAGCCAGCGCAGCCAGGAGATGCGTGTCCTCGTGGGCCTGCAAG AGCAAGGCGGGAAGATTTTTGCTCAGTCCTGTGAGGAAAAGCTCCGTCAGAacagggagctgctccccagcctgcaggcGGCTTTGCAGGAGGATTCCGATATCCTGAAATTTGTCTTGAAG TACAACAAACTCCCCATTAAGGATGCTTTCGGAGAGGGTCAGGAGCTTGTTTCTGTCACTGAGAGCCTGGAG GTGGTCATAAAGAAGATCGAGGCCAAAGTCCATAACCAGGTCAAGGCGTGTGACCTGCTACTGCACCAGCTGAAACAGTGGAGCCAAGCCAGGGATGAGCGCCAGAAgcacctgcaggagctgcaggatgctgtgACGGATCCTAAATGGCAAGAGCCACAGTTGCAG ATCATTCGCCAGCTGGGCAATGACATCGAGAAGATGCTCATGAAAATTCACAGTGGAGAGGTGGTGACCAGACTGTACCTGCAGCTGCAAGAGGTCCTGAGGAGG gagctggTGTACCTGCCTCAATACCTGAACCTGCTATGTGGGATGACTGTGATGTACCACGAGGAGCTCATGGCCCAGAGTAACCTCAAAGCCAACGATGCCATTAAG AAACTCATGGCCAAGGCAGGACCCCAGGTCCGTATGGAGAAGCAGCTCAGGGACCAGTCCCTGGCTGAGCAGAGGAAGCACATCGAGAGCCTCCGGCGCCAGGAGGAGAGCgaaaggcagcagaggcag caagctgtgtctgtgctctctgcagagcaggacctGAGCTCCTCAGACATGACGGGTGAGTGCCTGGCAGGGGGCAGGGCGGGGGATGTGGGCACAGCCAcgggcatcctgccctgctccttcccttccaCCCCAGGTGCTGACGTGGAGGCTACCAAGGCCAAGATGGAGCGCGAGGCCTTTGTGACCGACAAGATGGAGAAGGCAAAgactgccctgcagtgctcctgcctCTGG GACATCCCCAGCAGCATCGAGGCCCAGAGGAAATCCCTGGAGaatctgcagcagcacatcGATGAGTACAATGAGAAGAAGGAGGCACTGAAGAAGACACtacaggagctggagctgaagcAGGCTAAACTGAAGTTCAACCAGCCTGTCAGCACCACCAG GCTGCGGgaagaggagctgagggagaaCCTGAAGCAGGAAGAGGCCCGGCTGGAGCAGATGCGAGCCCAGATGTTGAAGAACCAGAAGCACCTGATCGACTTTGAGAACATCATTGACAACCTGTTCCTCCGCATGCAGGGCGTCGTCATCCCTGACCAG GAAGACTCTGCTGTGgtggtggggctggaggagaagctgcagcactgTGAGCAGAAGCTGAAGTTCCTGAAGCAGAAGGTGGCAGCCCGGCCTGAGGACAGCACTGATGAACGCAGCGAG ATACCTTGGATTTTGAGGATGAAGACGATGACTACATCCCCAGCCGGGAGGACATCAAgaagcaggggctgcagctga